One Stigmatopora argus isolate UIUO_Sarg chromosome 12, RoL_Sarg_1.0, whole genome shotgun sequence genomic window carries:
- the greb1l gene encoding GREB1-like protein isoform X3: protein MGNSYAGQLKSARFEEALHNSIEASLRSSSGDPQPIFTQLYLKPEPFQANMDADVKPKVNLHGGELPGQDLLTNSNSSNEAEEVEEDDDSGSNSPPLPYLQTPVPDGCCTTEGFCQAGKDLRLVSMATETINVPAGFELVGAKSPSVADHILVCAVDRRFLPDDNGKNALLAGFSGNCVGCGEKGFRYFTEFSNHINLKLSTQPKKQKHLKYYLAKNSQGALCKGPLICWKDCKTRQLSSSASTSKPSSSSSVSSKENGGTSGNGSSAFSLSDCPPTRVTPASSVFFNSPDLSRECGFIKPLASTPGNKTFPIVPTALRINGPTNGLVVDGRPPLLSPSQVTLGPQAQGYRASNMAASPASSPMNSAPPKKRHRSWHPTSIVAAPPAAVPVPAIRPVVCPPGSTILGGASPQDPGPSSVQPQPVSAGGTVIIPDNLLNCAGVRPVILVGHGTMPYFEGNLGDLVVSPLLVSCYNNSQLSEKTLKMLGLSCSQQLSVETMILLTLQYLARLGPEQIPLREELEQIVWKALLCCPSGPAICPSQLPWLARLEASVSGGGVQVVVSHNTLAEGICESLRSLGEGPHLQRSLPTYVVIICSSKMSGNEFCVMVLGKYQARALAEGMLTTNEFLKEISYELITGKVTLLASHFKTTSLGDNLDKQLVRYQRRRKGQVIQPFQGDVTDHIHSQEAASMSPPSDRELLSKVFQIYPTQLSVARRLLSQVCAIADSGSQNLDLGRFCKVDFLVLVPPSHILVNQTAQRIRQSGVLLDLGMEESCSPQKCDKYVVRLDADVHAKMEAFMRKVKQNPYTLFVLIHDNSHVDLTSALSGSVCHGELQGLADRVVNCQEVLDAVNLIVLQVSCFPYTLQTGQSRISMQNEVSWPSNESLASLSPGELAYFGLIDYSKSLQWGVASPILRCDDAFEKMVHTLLQRHPHLHSMVIRSYLLIQQYTEAMMALTSSPSLRDHITPETLAMVEDLINAPGREGSQGRGHMLLVRVPSLQLAMMARERLEDVRDKLGLQLCFAVLLGSPASEISLPRNFTCRLRAWRGCENEDWVPLTYEDLEGLPCIVILTGKDPLGETFPRSLKYSDLRLIDSSYLTRTALEQEVGLACTYVSVGVFQEPKKVAGPRESDGEKAAAAVNEGEELERPHSNGSAATRTSGSLVENGVSSSDNADGPPRPCVPVGADTSGLKQECDSMGSQLPPIPSKASKAPPSLYSGSSSSSSPSPSSSSTQRPSQSTQCGRRPKPARISPRTVIMSRPAYNLLSADSGGQLSSFSLLPHADVDWSSPLRPPITSGLHGEEQSAYYREWTVAKQHHADFEAPPAPHPRRLLLSGPPQVGKTGAYLQFLRILFRMLIRLLEVDVFDEEESDEEEAAEEPSEEIVPANVQWPDVEDMRKLPFDPNPRDCKFRKASPVHSDKTPKRYRVFKKKDGNQKEVKRQTKSIRLTRFATHNAFHHCEQCHHYCDASPETQLSECTFHAFTFCSSMLGEEVQLQFVIPKDKQQHFIFSQQGSHLESMCLPLVSTKDPNLLKSPIFTPTTGRQEHGLLNIYHAMEGAAHLHILVVKHFEMPHYRRYWPNHILLVLPAMFNNSGVGAARFMIKELSYHNLELERNRWEEQGVKRQEVWPFIVMMDDSCVLWNAQQPADGSEAPHASSSLTNVSLKAVLWHMETTPKIPLYAICGTRKWNGGLARKALRRPFSRGHLHDFVLLNVDLTQNVQYDLNRYSCEEVDFNLRVNSSGLLLLRFNSFSLMKKHIPVGGNQDYTVKPKLMEIENPATISPSQYVCAPDSEQTLLDAPAQFLLERYLQSCSHRLFPEAIRNPNNPVLSIDSYLNISPEISVCYINSRPHSTNLNHQGLVFSGLLLYLCDSFVVSGLLKKFRFLKGANLCVICQDRSSLRQTIVRLELEDEWQFRLRDEFQTANCSEDRPLYFLTGRHV from the exons ATGGGGAACTCCTACGCCGGGCAGCTGAAGTCCGCTCGCTTCGAAGAGGCACTGCATAACTCCATCGAGGCATCGCTGCGCTCCAGCAGCGGAGATCCGCAACCCATCTTCACGCAACTCTACCTGAAGCCTGAGCCCTTTCAAGCCAACATGGACG CCGATGTCAAACCCAAAGTGAACCTCCACGGTGGCGAGCTGCCCGGCCAGGACCTGCTGACCAATAGCAACTCGTCCAACGAAGCGGAAGAAGTGGAGGAAGACGATGACTCGGGCAGTAACAGCCCCCCGCTGCCCTACCTGCAGACCCCTGTGCCGGACGGCTGCTGCACAACAGAAG gaTTCTGCCAGGCTGGCAAGGACCTGCGCTTGGTCTCCATGGCAACTGAGACCATCAACGTCCCGGCGGGCTTCGAGCTGGTCGGTGCCAAGTCCCCCAGTGTGGCCGACCACATCCTGGTGTGCGCTGTGGACCGCCGCTTTTTGCCCGACGACAACGGCAAAAATGCGCTTTTAG CAGGTTTTTCCGGAAACTGCGTGGGCTGCGGCGAGAAGGGCTTTAGGTACTTCACCGAGTTCTCCAACCACATCAACCTAAAGCTATCCACGCAGCCCAAGAAGCAGAAGCACTTAAAGTATTACCTGGCGAAGAATTCTCAGGGTGCTCTGTGCAAAGGCCCCCTCATCTGCTGGAAAG ACTGTAAAACGCGCCAGTTGTCCAGCAGTGCGTCCACGTCCAAACCCAGCTCGTCGTCCTCAGTCAGCTCCAAAGAAAATGGAGGAACCAGTGGAAATGGATCATCTGCGTTTTCCCTTTCCG ATTGCCCGCCCACCCGAGTGACACCGGCCTCGTCTGTCTTTTTCAACAGCCCTGACCTTAGCAGAGAATGCGGCTTCATCAAACCTCTAGCCTCCACGCCTGGAAATAAGACATTCCcaatag ttcccACAGCCCTGAGGATAAACGGGCCGACAAACGGCTTGGTTGTCGATGGGCGACCCCCCTTGCTCAGCCCTTCCCAGGTCACCTTAGGACCTCAGGCCCAAGGTTATCGAGCCTCCAACATGGCGGCCAGTCCAG CGTCATCCCCTATGAACTCCGCTCCCCCCAAGAAACGCCATCGGAGCTGGCATCCCACTTCGATCGTCGCGGCCCCGCCCGCCGCCGTCCCCGTGCCGGCCATCCGACCCGTCGTCTGCCCTCCGG GTTCTACTATATTAGGAGGCGCCTCTCCTCAGGATCCAGGGCCGAGCAGCGTCCAGCCCCAGCCTGTCAGCGCCGGGGGGACGGTCATCATCCCGGACAATTTGCTCAACTGTGCAGGCGTTCGCCCCGTCATCCTCGTCG GGCACGGAACCATGCCTTATTTCGAAGGAAACTTGGGGGATCTGGTGGTCAGCCCTCTGCTGGTGAGCTGCTACAATAACAGCCAGTTGAGTGAGAAGACCTTGAAAATGCTGGGGCTCAGTTGTAGCCAGCAGCTCAGCGTGGAGACCATGATTCTGCTCACATTACAGTACTTGGCACGTTTAG gtCCGGAGCAGATCCCCCTCCGAGAGGAGCTGGAACAGATCGTCTGGAAAGCCCTGCTCTGCTGTCCCAGCGGTCCCGCCATCTGTCCATCGCAGCTGCCCTGGCTAGCTCGACTGGAGGCCAGCGTTTCAGGGGGTGGGGTCCAAGTGGTGGTCTCTCACAATACGCTGGCTGAGGGTATCTGCGAGTCGCTGCGCTCCCTCGGCGAAGGGCCCCACCTCCAGCGGTCGCTGCCCACGTATGTGGTCATCATATGCTCCTCCAAGATGAGCGGCAACGAGTTCTGCGTGATGGTCTTAG GAAAGTACCAAGCGCGGGCTTTAGCAGAGGGCATGCTGACCACCAACGAGTTCCTGAAAGAGATCAGCTATGAGCTCATCACAGGCAAAGTCACCCTGTTGGCGTCTCACTTCAAAACCACTTCGCTTG GGGACAATCTGGACAAGCAGCTGGTGCGGTATCAGCGGCGACGGAAGGGCCAGGTCATCCAGCCCTTCCAGGGCGATGTCACTGACCACATCCACTCGCAGGAGGCGGCCAGCATGTCACCACCTTCGGACAGAG AATTGCTGAGCAAGGTTTTCCAGATCTATCCCACGCAGCTGAGCGTGGCGCGTCGCCTTCTCTCGCAAGTCTGCGCCATCGCCGACTCGGGGAGCCAGAACCTGGATTTGGGTCGCTTCTGCAAAGTGGACTTTCTGGTTCTGGTGCCGCCCTCTCACATCTTGGTCAATCAGACGGCACAGCGCATCCGGCAATCGG GCGTCCTGTTGGACTTGGGGATGGAAGAGTCGTGCTCACCTCAGAAGTGCGACAAGTACGTGGTACGACTGGACGCCGACGTGCACGCCAAGATGGAGGCCTTCATGAGGAAAGTCAAACAGAACCCCTACACACTGTTCGTCCTCATCCACGACAACTCTCATGTCGACCTCACAAG TGCCCTGTCGGGCTCAGTGTGCCACGGTGAGCTGCAGGGTCTGGCAGATAGGGTGGTCAACTGCCAGGAGGTCTTGGACGCGGTCAACCTGATAGTGCTGCAGGTCAGCTGTTTTCCGTACACGCTGCAGACCGGCCAATCTCGCATTAGCATGCAAAACGAGGTCAGCTGGCCCTCCAACGAAAGCCTG GCTTCGCTCTCTCCCGGCGAGTTAGCCTACTTCGGTTTGATCGACTACAGCAAATCTCTGCAGTGGGGCGTGGCCAGCCCCATCCTGCGCTGTGACGACGCCTTCGAAAAGATGGTCCACACACTCCTGCAAAG ACACCCCCACCTGCACAGCATGGTGATCCGCAGCTACCTGCTCATCCAGCAGTACACGGAGGCCATGATGGCGCTCACCTCCTCGCCGTCCCTGAGAGACCACATCACGCCCGAGACCCTGGCCATGGTGGAAGACCTGATCAACGCGCCGGGCCGCGAGGGCTCGCAGGGTCGCGGCCACATGCTGTTGGTGCGAGTGCCCTCGCTGCAGCTGGCCATGATGGCCCGCGAGCGTTTGGAGGACGTACGCGACAAGCTGGGCCTCCAGCTGTGCTTCGCCGTGCTGCTGGGGAGCCCCGCCTCCGAGATCAGCTTGCCCAGGAATTTCACCTGTCGCCTACGG GCTTGGCGGGGATGTGAGAATGAAGACTGGGTGCCGCTAACCTACGAGGATCTGGAAGGCCTGCCGTGCATCGTCATCCTCACAGGCAAAGACCCCCTTGGAGAGACCTTTCCCAG GTCCCTGAAATACAGCGACCTGCGTTTGATAGACTCCAGCTACCTGACGCGTACGGCCCTGGAGCAGGAAGTAGGCCTAGCCTGTACCTACGTATCCGTGGGGGTCTTCCAGGAACCCAAGAAGGTGGCGGGTCCTCGGGAGTCGGACGGGGAGAAGGCGGCCGCCGCCGTTAACGAAGGAGAAGAGCTGGAGCGACCTCATAGCAACGGCAGCGCGGCCACCAGAACCTCCGGGTCCTTGGTGGAGAATGGCGTCAGTTCATCCGACAACGCGGACGGACCCCCGAGGCCCTGCGTGCCGGTGGGCGCCGACACGTCGGGCCTGAAGCAGGAGTGCGACTCAATGGGCAGCCAATTGCCCCCCATCCCCAGCAAAGCCTCCAAGGCCCCTCCGTCTCTCTACTCcggctcgtcgtcgtcgtcctcgccTTCGCCGTCCTCCTCGTCCACGCAGCGGCCCAGCCAGTCCACGCAGTGCGGGCGCCGCCCTAAGCCGGCACGCATATCGCCGCGCACCGTCATCATGTCGCGGCCGGCGTACAATCTGCTGTCGGCCGACTCGGGCGGCCAGCTGAGTTCCTTCTCGCTGCTTCCCCACGCCGACGTGGACTGGAGCAGCCCTCTGAGGCCCCCCATCACATCCGGCCTGCACGGCGAGGAGCAGAGCGCTTACTATCGCGAGTGGACCGTCGCCAAGCAGCATCACGCTGACTTTGAGGCACCGCCAGCGCCGCATCCTCGACGTCTCCTGCTGAGCGGACCCCCACAG GTGGGGAAAACAGGCGCCTACCTCCAATTCCTTCGCATTCTCTTCCGCATGCTAATCCGACTTTTGGAGGTGGACGTGTTTGACGAGGAGGAGTCGGATGAGGAAGAGGCGGCTGAAG AGCCGTCGGAGGAGATCGTGCCTGCAAATGTCCAGTGGCCGGACGTCGAGGATATGCGCAAGCTTCCCTTTGACCCTAACCCGAGAGACTGCAAGTTTAGGAAAGCTAGCCCCGTCCACAGCGATAAGACCCCAAAGCGCTACCGAG ttttcaagaaaaaagatgGCAACCAGAAGGAAGTCAAGCGTCAGACCAAGTCCATACGACTCACTCGCTTCGCCACTCACAACGCCTTTCATCACTGTGAGCAGTGTCACCACTACTGCGATGCCAGCCCCGAGACGCAG CTGTCTGAGTGCACCTTCCACGCCTTTACCTTCTGCTCATCCATGTTGGGGGAAGAGGTCCAGCTCCAGTTTGTCATTCCCAAAGACAAGCAGCAGCACTTTATCTTCAGTCAACAGGGGAGCCACCTGGAGAGCATGTGCCTGCCTTTGGTCTCCACCAAG GACCCCAACCTGTTGAAGAGCCCCATCTTCACGCCAACGACTGGACGCCAGGAGCATGGCCTGCTCAACATCTATCACGCTATGGAGGGCGCCGCTCACCTGCACATCCTGGTGGTCAAGCACTTTGAGATGCCGCACTACAGGAGGTACTGGCCCAACCACATCCTGCTCGTCCTGCCCGCCATGTTCAATAACTCCGGAGTCG GTGCCGCACGCTTCATGATCAAGGAGCTGTCGTACCACAACTTGGAGCTCGAGAGGAACCGGTGGGAGGAGCAAGGCGTCAAGCGGCAGGAAGTGTGGCCATTCATTGTCATGATGGACGACTCGTGCGTGCTGTGGAACGCCCAGCAACCGGCGGACGGAAG CGAGGCACCACACGCCAGCTCGTCGCTCACCAACGTTTCCCTGAAAGCAGTTCTTTGGCACATGGAAACCACGCCAAAGATCCCTCTCTACGCCATATGCGGAACTCGCAAGTGGAACGGCGGCCTGGCCCGCAAAGCCCTCCGCCGGCCCTTCAGCCGGGGCCACCTTCACGACTTTGTCCTGCTCAACGTGGATCTGACCCAGAATGTTCAGTATGATCTCAATCG GTACAGTTGCGAAGAGGTGGACTTCAATCTTCGGGTGAACAGCAGCGGACTTCTGCTTCTTCGCTTCAACAGCTTCAGCTTGATGAAGAAGCACATTCCAGTGGGAGGCAACCAAGACTACACAGTCAAACCCAAACTCATG GAGATCGAAAACCCAGCTACTATCAGCCCATCGCAGTACGTGTGCGCCCCGGACAGCGAGCAGACCCTGCTAGATGCACCGGCCCAGTTCCTGCTGGAAAGGTACCTGCAGAGCTGCAGCCACCGACTCTTCCCTGAAGCTATCCGGAACCCAAACAACCCGGTCCTGTCCATCGACAGCTACCTCAATATCAGTCCAGAA ATATCCGTGTGCTACATCAACTCCCGTCCACACTCCACCAACCTCAACCACCAGGGCCTAGTGTTCAGCGGCCTGCTGCTGTACCTCTGCGACTCCTTCGTCGTCTCCGGACTCCTCAAAAAGTTCCGCTTCCTCAAAG GCGCCAACTTATGCGTCATCTGCCAGGACCGCAGCTCTCTGCGTCAAACCATCGTGCGTCTGGAGCTGGAGGACGAGTGGCAGTTCCGCCTGCGAGACGAGTTCCAAACGGCCAACTGCAGCGAGGACCGGCCCCTCTACTTTCTCACCGGGCGCCACGTTTGA